A stretch of DNA from Henriciella sp. AS95:
TCTCGAAATAGGCCTGTGCCGGGCAGAGCGAACGCACAACCACCGGATAAACTCTCGGCGAACAAGTATGCGACGCGTTACACAAAGCGTTTCGCGCACAGACCCGCCCAATTATGATTGATCCAGGCCAGGAATGTTATTGGGGCGAGGTTCAGCAGTAGTGAAGGCGGGCCAATCTCGGTCACGTTCAGCCTTGTCCTCTCGTTACGATTGTGTCCTCACATAGCGCGCGATGAGCCACCACAGTATCGCCCAGGCCGCGCCAAATCCCCAACCGGCCACAACGTCGCTTGGCCAGTGGACACCAAGGTAGACACGACTGCATCCAACCAGAATCGAAATGAAAATCGCGCTCGCGATCAGAAATACTTTCAGGCGTTTATGGCTTTCCGCCTGAGCGAGAAGGAGGCCGAGCGTGAGATAGACCAGTGCCGAACTGGCGGCGTGTCCGCTCGGAAAGCTTGAACTCGAGGCGTGTGTCAAATGATCGACGAGGTCCGGGCGCGGCCGGTCGAAGCCGAGCTTCAGTAAAGAAATCAGAAGCGTGCCCGAAATGATCGAACAGACCAATAGCAGAGCTGTCCGGATCCTGTGCTCAAGGAGCAGGTAAAGTGTTGAAAGCACCACAATCAGAGTCAGGACCGCGTATCCACCAAGCGAGGTCATATCTCCCATTGCAAATTGCAGCCATGCCGGACCTATCGGGTCGCTGGTATCGCCCGCCTGTCTCAGCGCGAGCAAAAGTGTCTCATCGACCTGGTGGCTCTCGCCTTCAAGGACATCTTCTGCAATGGCCCCGAACAGCAATAGTCCACCAACCATGATGCCAAAAGCCACGATGACCTGGAGTTCGAATGCCGTGCCGGCGAACCGATGTCGCAGCCACGAAGAGAGCGCGCGAATCATGGCGCTGCCACGCTCCTGCGGCTTAGCGCTGCGTGGATTAATGGCGCGGCAATCAGAACGAGCGGCGCACCGACGATCAGTCCCGATATGATCGCGGTGGCCATCGGCGCGAGCAGGGCGGATCCTTGGCCGACCTTCAGAGCCAGGGGGGCAAGCGCCAGAATAGCAATGAGCGCAGACATCAAAATTGGGCGTAATCGGGCCTGGCCGGCAGAGATTCGGTCATCATGGGTCGCGCCATCGCCTTCGAGTTCTGCAAAATAGAAGACGCCGAGCTCGGCGATGATCCCGATCACCATGGTCAGGCCCATCATGGCTGAGATGTTGAGTTCCGTTCCTGTCAGGACCAGTCCGGTCAGGACCCCTGCAACCGACAGTCCGACAACGCCCAGGATGGAAACGGCCTGGGACAGGCTCTTGAAGAGGAAGAGGAGGAGGAGGCCGGACAGCAGGAAGGCTGCCGCGAACACGGCCATCAGGTCGTTGAACGATTTTTGCTGCTCTGCATAGAGTCCGCCAAATTCGTAGCGCACACCCGCGGGCAGGGCGAGGGCCCCGATCGCCTGCCGGACATCAACCATGGCCGACCCCATATCGCGTCCTTCAAGGCGGCCCGTCACGGCGGTCATCGGCTGCAAATTCTCACGGCTCGACTGGGCCTGACCGGACACGGTCTCGACGCTGGCGACGCGTTCGAGCGGTACGAGATGGCCGTCAGGCGCGCGCAGCATGAGATCCTCGATCTGCGGCACGCGTTGCCGGAGTTCGGGTGGCGACCAGAGGCGGATATTCAGACTGCGTTGCCCGGCGAGAATAGCGCCGGCAGATCGTCCCCCGACCAGCGTTTGAAGCTGCGCGCCCACGTCTGCGGGATCGAGGCCTTCAAAGGCCAGCGCGGTTCGGTCAAGCCTCACGACGATCGCATCGCCGGCTGTGCGATCTGATTTCCTGACCTCGACAACGCCTCGGACGCCTTCGAGCGCTAACAAGGCCTGGTCGGCCGCGATGGAGAGGGAACCTGGATCGTTGCCGTACAGTTTGACTTCAATAGGCTGCGGCACTGCCGTGAGATCACCGATCAGATCGCCCATGAGCTGTATGGTCTCAATCTCGAGCCCGGGAACGCTTTCGGCTACCCGCTGGCGGACTTCAGACATGACGGCTTCGATTGGTCGGCGGGGAAAGGGCGTGAGGCGGATAAACATGTCGCCTTCATTCGCCTCGGTGAGGCCGCCGCCCAGTTGGACGCCGGTGCGCCGCGAGTAGCTCGCAACATCGGGAATAGTCTGGATGATCTCTTCCATCTGCGACACAAGTCGGTCGGTTTCAGTAAGGGACAGGCCGGGCGGCGCGACATAGTCCAAAACGAATCCACCCTCATCCATTTGCGGCATGAAGCCGGACGCGATCCGGCTGGACGATAGGGTACCGGCACCAAGTGCCGCCACCACAAGCAAAAACGCCGCGACACGCGCATGGCCGAGCAGTTTTCGCATCAGTCCGGCATAGGCCCGCGCCAGCCCATCGAGCCAGCCAGCGGCGCCTTCGGCCCGGATGGCATCTTCCTTTCGTGCAAGCGTGCGGGCCAGGACCGGAACGACGGTCATGGCAAAGATCATGGAGAGAACCAGGCTTGAGGCCATGGTGATCGCCAGCGCTTTGAAGAATCCGCCCGTCACGCCTGACAGGAAGGCGAGCGGTGTAAACACAACAATTGTTGCGAATGAGGAGCCGACAAGCGGCTGTAGCATTTCGGAGGCTGCCTCGAGAACACCCTTTGTACCTTCGGCGAGACGCCGCGCGACATGTTCGAGCATGACCACGATATCATCGACGATCAGTCCGACCGCGGCCGCCATGCCGCCAAGCGTCATGATGTTGAGGCTCTGTCCCATGACCATCAAAAGCAGGGCCGTCGCGGCCAGTACAGATGGCAGCAGAATGGCCACGATCAGGACCAGCCTCAGAC
This window harbors:
- a CDS encoding phosphatase PAP2 family protein, with protein sequence MIRALSSWLRHRFAGTAFELQVIVAFGIMVGGLLLFGAIAEDVLEGESHQVDETLLLALRQAGDTSDPIGPAWLQFAMGDMTSLGGYAVLTLIVVLSTLYLLLEHRIRTALLLVCSIISGTLLISLLKLGFDRPRPDLVDHLTHASSSSFPSGHAASSALVYLTLGLLLAQAESHKRLKVFLIASAIFISILVGCSRVYLGVHWPSDVVAGWGFGAAWAILWWLIARYVRTQS
- a CDS encoding efflux RND transporter permease subunit; amino-acid sequence: MSRWLSQQARFILAAFCLLTAGGGFALTQLPVSLFPTIQFPRLAVSLEAGDRPVDQMEALVTRPVEDALRAVPGVRNIRSQTSRGSAEVSVTFDWGGDIVTAALQSESELARLAPSLPPGFAFQIRRMDPTIFPVMGYSLTSDTLSQVEMKTFAQFTLRPLIASIDGVVEVSVLGGRDAEYEVLVDPARLKARDLSVLDVETAISTSNIVSASGRLEDQSRLYLTIVDDQLTGAEDIGNIVLKSLAGGGAVEVSDVADIRLAVAPDWTRVTADGKPAVLLNIRQSPDANSLALTTAVKNTIARERVAFPKDLTLTSYYDQSDLVVSAAGSVRDAILIGTLLAGLVLLFFLRSLRLVLIVAILLPSVLAATALLLMVMGQSLNIMTLGGMAAAVGLIVDDIVVMLEHVARRLAEGTKGVLEAASEMLQPLVGSSFATIVVFTPLAFLSGVTGGFFKALAITMASSLVLSMIFAMTVVPVLARTLARKEDAIRAEGAAGWLDGLARAYAGLMRKLLGHARVAAFLLVVAALGAGTLSSSRIASGFMPQMDEGGFVLDYVAPPGLSLTETDRLVSQMEEIIQTIPDVASYSRRTGVQLGGGLTEANEGDMFIRLTPFPRRPIEAVMSEVRQRVAESVPGLEIETIQLMGDLIGDLTAVPQPIEVKLYGNDPGSLSIAADQALLALEGVRGVVEVRKSDRTAGDAIVVRLDRTALAFEGLDPADVGAQLQTLVGGRSAGAILAGQRSLNIRLWSPPELRQRVPQIEDLMLRAPDGHLVPLERVASVETVSGQAQSSRENLQPMTAVTGRLEGRDMGSAMVDVRQAIGALALPAGVRYEFGGLYAEQQKSFNDLMAVFAAAFLLSGLLLLFLFKSLSQAVSILGVVGLSVAGVLTGLVLTGTELNISAMMGLTMVIGIIAELGVFYFAELEGDGATHDDRISAGQARLRPILMSALIAILALAPLALKVGQGSALLAPMATAIISGLIVGAPLVLIAAPLIHAALSRRSVAAP